A section of the Eublepharis macularius isolate TG4126 chromosome 1, MPM_Emac_v1.0, whole genome shotgun sequence genome encodes:
- the LOC129323838 gene encoding XK-related protein 5-like, whose translation MWSFCTTLHYFLAGQLLWGWVSLALLLPTYLAQGLSLLWFQADGHQPSKSLILIHLLQLGIWKRYGDALRSSVKDGGGPGAKELVTQQGDLAVLRRLEALVQTLPNLLLRASSCVVMESQVVVPDVFQSA comes from the exons atgtgga GTTTCTGCACCACCCTCCATTACTTCCTCGCTGGCCAGCTGCTGTGGGGCTGGGTGTCTCTGGCCTTGCTGCTGCCCACCTATCTGGCTCAGGGCCTCAGCCTCCTCTGGTTCCAAGCAGACGGCCACCAACCTAGCAAGTCTCTGATACTGATCCACCTCTTGCAGCTTGGCATCTGGAAGAG GTACGGGGATGCTCTGCGGTCATCCGTGAAGGACGGAGGAGGCCCCGGGGCGAAGGAGCTTGTGACGCAGCAGGGAGACCTTGCCGTTCTGCGCCGGCTGGAAGCTCTGGTGCAGACTCTGCCAAACCTCCTCCTGCGGGCCTCCTCATGTGTAGTGATGGAGTCCCAAGTTGTTGTCCCAG ACGTATTTCAGTCAGCATGA